One Burkholderia pyrrocinia DNA segment encodes these proteins:
- a CDS encoding DeoR/GlpR family DNA-binding transcription regulator, producing the protein MLAEQRHQYILSELGRSGALSVAELVRSLDVSRETVRRDLNALAARGLLVMTHGGALAADRREPSLSEREAANAEAKRTIGRRAAEFVPDDASVLIDSGSTPHAVALALADRHRLSIYTNDWRTAFVLARRNGNRVTLLGGELSDDEDATFGLDTIHQLAQYHVDFAFVGAGGITPDGECTDYSRIAAEVRSRMIAAAGTAMIVADHSKFGRVTPVRINGAAAARYLVTERAPDKAVRRALTARGIELLVCD; encoded by the coding sequence ATGCTGGCGGAACAACGTCATCAATACATCCTGTCGGAGCTCGGACGGTCGGGCGCGTTGTCGGTCGCGGAACTCGTGCGCTCGCTCGACGTGTCGCGCGAGACCGTGCGGCGCGACCTGAACGCGCTCGCCGCGCGCGGCCTGCTCGTGATGACGCATGGCGGCGCGCTGGCCGCCGACCGCCGCGAGCCGAGCCTGTCCGAGCGCGAAGCGGCGAACGCCGAAGCGAAGCGCACGATCGGGCGGCGCGCGGCCGAATTCGTGCCCGACGACGCATCGGTGCTGATCGATTCGGGCAGCACGCCGCACGCGGTTGCGCTGGCGCTCGCCGACCGGCACCGGCTGTCGATCTACACGAACGACTGGCGCACCGCGTTCGTGCTCGCGCGGCGCAACGGCAACCGCGTGACGCTGCTCGGCGGCGAGCTGTCCGACGACGAGGACGCGACATTCGGGCTCGACACGATCCACCAGCTCGCGCAATACCACGTCGATTTCGCGTTCGTCGGCGCCGGCGGCATCACACCCGACGGCGAGTGCACCGACTACTCGCGGATCGCGGCCGAGGTGCGCAGCCGGATGATCGCGGCGGCCGGCACGGCAATGATCGTCGCCGACCATTCGAAATTCGGCCGCGTGACGCCGGTGCGGATCAACGGCGCGGCCGCCGCGCGTTATCTCGTGACCGAACGCGCGCCCGACAAGGCCGTGCGCCGCGCGTTGACCGCGCGCGGGATCGAGCTGCTCGTGTGCGACTGA
- a CDS encoding TetR family transcriptional regulator gives MKAGSKAATSDTRALASEARRKYDPEQTKRNILDVATQEFSAMGLAGARVDAIAERTNTTKRMLYYYFESKEGLYEAVLEKVYGDIRALEQELHVGDMEPREGMRRLVEFTFDYHDKHRDFVRLVSIENIHGAKYLEQLKSFKNRNVSIIKTLEELVERGAASGAFRKDIDAFDLHLLISSFCFHRVSNRYTFGAAFGRDPSAPRLRARHRDTIADAVLRYVAA, from the coding sequence ATGAAAGCAGGAAGCAAGGCCGCCACGTCCGACACCCGCGCGCTTGCGTCCGAAGCGCGGCGCAAATACGATCCCGAGCAAACCAAGCGCAACATCCTCGATGTCGCCACGCAGGAATTCTCCGCGATGGGCCTCGCCGGTGCGCGCGTCGACGCGATCGCCGAGCGCACGAACACGACGAAGCGCATGCTCTATTACTACTTCGAAAGCAAGGAAGGCCTGTACGAGGCCGTGCTGGAGAAGGTGTACGGCGACATCCGCGCGCTCGAGCAAGAACTGCACGTCGGCGACATGGAGCCGCGAGAAGGCATGCGCCGCCTCGTCGAATTCACGTTCGACTATCACGACAAGCATCGCGACTTCGTCCGCCTCGTATCGATCGAGAACATCCACGGCGCGAAGTATCTCGAACAGCTCAAGTCGTTCAAGAACCGCAACGTCAGCATCATCAAGACGCTCGAGGAACTGGTCGAGCGCGGCGCGGCAAGCGGCGCGTTCCGCAAGGACATCGACGCGTTCGACCTGCACCTGCTGATCAGCTCGTTCTGCTTCCACCGCGTGTCGAACCGCTACACGTTCGGCGCCGCGTTCGGCCGCGATCCGTCGGCGCCGCGCCTGCGCGCGCGGCATCGCGACACGATCGCCGACGCCGTGCTGCGCTACGTCGCCGCGTAA
- a CDS encoding S53 family peptidase → MARHLHADREPRIVAESKCLGPCDPAERIHVTIMLRRQEEGQLDTLVHQLATGDLQAKPLSREAFAQRFSANPDDIRKTEDFARRHQLAVDRVDPVESVVVLSGTIQQFEAAFGVKLERFEHRSIGQYRGRSGPIALPDDLGDAVTAVLGLDSRPQARPHFRLRPPFQPARGAAGVTFTPVQLASLYGFPAGDGAGQCIAIVELGGGYRAADIQQYFRGLGIKTPPTLVDVNVGTGRNAPSGDPNGPDGEVALDIEIAGAIAPAAKIAVYFASNSDAGFIQAVNAAVSDRTNKPSVISISWGGPEAVWQAQSAQAFNRVLQAAAAQGITVCAASGDSGSGDGLQDGADHVDFPASSPYVLGCGGTQLDALPGQGIRSEVTWNDEASGGGAGGGGVSTLFDLPAWQQGLAVTLADGSSTPLAKRGVPDVAGDASPQTGYEVSVAGTAAVMGGTSAVAPLWAGLIARINAAAGASAGWVNPVLYKNPGALRDVTKGSNGTYAAASGWDACTGLGSPDGAQLAAILARKPSS, encoded by the coding sequence ATGGCAAGGCATCTTCACGCCGACCGTGAACCCCGAATCGTCGCCGAGTCCAAGTGCCTCGGCCCGTGCGATCCGGCAGAACGCATCCACGTCACGATCATGTTGCGGCGGCAGGAAGAAGGGCAACTCGATACGTTGGTCCACCAGCTCGCCACCGGCGACTTACAGGCAAAACCGCTGTCGCGCGAAGCGTTCGCGCAGCGTTTCTCCGCCAATCCCGACGACATCCGCAAGACCGAGGACTTCGCGCGTCGGCATCAGCTCGCGGTCGATCGGGTCGATCCGGTCGAAAGCGTCGTCGTGCTGTCCGGCACGATCCAGCAGTTCGAAGCGGCGTTCGGCGTGAAGCTCGAGCGTTTCGAGCATCGCTCGATCGGCCAGTATCGCGGCCGCTCGGGCCCGATCGCGCTGCCCGACGATCTCGGCGACGCCGTCACGGCCGTGCTCGGCCTCGACAGCCGCCCGCAGGCGCGGCCGCACTTCCGGCTGCGTCCGCCGTTCCAGCCCGCGCGCGGCGCGGCGGGCGTCACGTTCACGCCGGTCCAGCTCGCGTCGCTGTACGGCTTTCCGGCCGGCGACGGCGCCGGGCAATGCATCGCGATCGTCGAACTGGGCGGCGGCTATCGCGCGGCCGACATCCAGCAGTATTTCCGCGGGCTCGGCATCAAGACGCCGCCGACGCTCGTCGACGTAAACGTCGGCACCGGCCGCAATGCGCCGTCCGGCGATCCGAATGGCCCGGACGGCGAAGTCGCACTCGACATCGAGATCGCCGGTGCGATCGCGCCGGCCGCGAAGATCGCGGTCTACTTCGCGTCGAACAGCGACGCGGGCTTCATCCAGGCCGTCAACGCGGCCGTCAGCGACAGGACCAACAAGCCGTCCGTCATCTCGATCAGCTGGGGCGGCCCGGAAGCGGTCTGGCAGGCGCAGTCGGCGCAGGCATTCAACCGCGTGCTGCAGGCGGCGGCCGCGCAGGGCATCACGGTGTGCGCGGCGTCGGGCGACAGCGGCTCGGGCGACGGGCTGCAGGACGGCGCCGATCACGTCGACTTCCCCGCATCGAGCCCGTACGTGCTCGGCTGCGGCGGCACGCAGCTCGACGCGCTGCCCGGGCAGGGCATCCGCAGCGAGGTCACGTGGAACGACGAGGCGTCGGGCGGCGGCGCGGGCGGTGGCGGCGTCAGTACGCTGTTCGACTTGCCGGCGTGGCAGCAGGGGCTTGCCGTCACGCTCGCCGACGGCAGCAGCACGCCGCTCGCGAAGCGCGGCGTGCCGGACGTCGCCGGCGATGCCTCGCCGCAGACGGGCTACGAGGTGTCGGTCGCCGGGACGGCCGCCGTGATGGGCGGCACGAGCGCGGTCGCGCCGCTGTGGGCCGGGCTGATCGCACGGATCAACGCGGCGGCCGGCGCATCGGCCGGCTGGGTCAATCCGGTGCTGTACAAGAATCCGGGCGCGCTGCGCGATGTCACGAAAGGATCGAACGGCACGTATGCGGCCGCGTCGGGCTGGGACGCCTGCACGGGCCTCGGCAGCCCGGACGGCGCGCAGCTCGCCGCGATCCTCGCGCGCAAGCCGTCGAGCTGA
- a CDS encoding S10 family peptidase: MGIDSASSGGVYPLHHGDHNSQSVPPTINPVALSHGRDQPFFDPVAYGNGPDDSVTDTTEAAAITHHTILIDGKRIAYTATAGHLVTVDPSSSQPAAKIFYVAFTADGAKEETRPVTFFYNGGPGSSSVFVLLGSFAPKRIKTSMPGFTPPAPYQMEDNPDSMIDHSDLVFINPVGTGYSAAVAPNKNRNFWGVDQDADSLKQFIKRYLTKNNRWNSPKYLFGESYGTARSCVLAYKLHEDGIDLNGVTLQSSILDYRQAGNPVGALPTAAADAWYHKKLGVTPAPTDLGAFVEEVAQFSRTDYLNALRTVPHADPAAVQKLSQYTGIDTATLQSWSLNVAGYDTRGNSLFLTTLLHAQGLALGSYDGRVTAISTGIAGKIDPNSGGNDPTMTAVTGVYTAMWNSYLNEQLKYTSNSAFTDLNDQAFQNWDFSHIDPTGAQQGVDAQGNVILYTAGDLAAVMALNVDLKVLSANGFYDFVTPFYQTVIDLQQMPLEDLKVRQNLSARFYPSGHMVYLDGGSRTALKRDLATMYDATVSDTGARLRIRALQAKKTGGHA; the protein is encoded by the coding sequence ATGGGCATCGATTCCGCATCTTCCGGCGGCGTTTATCCGCTGCATCACGGCGACCACAATTCGCAGAGCGTGCCGCCGACCATCAATCCGGTCGCGCTGAGCCACGGCCGCGACCAGCCGTTCTTCGATCCGGTTGCGTACGGCAACGGCCCCGACGATTCGGTGACCGACACGACCGAAGCGGCCGCGATCACGCATCACACGATCCTGATCGACGGGAAGCGCATCGCGTACACGGCGACGGCCGGCCACCTCGTGACGGTCGACCCGAGCAGTTCGCAGCCGGCCGCGAAGATCTTCTATGTCGCGTTCACGGCCGACGGCGCGAAGGAAGAAACGCGGCCCGTGACATTCTTCTATAACGGCGGGCCCGGTTCGTCGTCGGTGTTCGTGCTGCTCGGCTCGTTCGCGCCGAAGCGCATCAAGACGTCGATGCCGGGTTTCACGCCGCCCGCGCCGTACCAGATGGAAGACAACCCGGACAGCATGATCGACCACAGCGACCTCGTGTTCATCAACCCGGTCGGCACCGGCTATTCGGCGGCCGTCGCGCCGAACAAGAACCGCAACTTCTGGGGTGTCGACCAGGATGCGGATTCGCTGAAGCAGTTCATCAAGCGCTATCTGACGAAGAACAACCGCTGGAATTCGCCGAAATACCTGTTCGGCGAATCGTACGGCACCGCGCGCAGCTGCGTGCTCGCGTACAAGCTGCACGAGGACGGCATCGACCTGAACGGCGTCACGCTGCAATCGTCGATCCTCGACTACCGGCAGGCCGGCAACCCGGTCGGCGCGCTGCCGACCGCGGCGGCCGACGCGTGGTATCACAAGAAACTCGGCGTCACGCCGGCGCCGACCGATCTCGGCGCGTTCGTCGAGGAAGTCGCGCAGTTCTCGCGCACCGACTACCTGAACGCGCTGCGCACGGTCCCGCATGCGGACCCGGCCGCCGTGCAGAAACTGTCGCAATACACGGGCATCGACACGGCGACGCTGCAATCGTGGAGCCTCAACGTCGCCGGCTACGACACGCGCGGCAATTCGCTGTTCCTGACGACGCTGCTGCATGCGCAGGGGCTCGCGCTCGGTTCGTACGACGGCCGCGTGACCGCGATCTCGACGGGCATCGCCGGCAAGATCGACCCGAACTCGGGCGGCAACGACCCGACGATGACGGCCGTGACGGGCGTCTATACGGCGATGTGGAACAGCTACCTGAACGAGCAACTGAAGTACACGTCGAATTCCGCGTTCACGGACCTGAACGACCAGGCATTCCAGAACTGGGATTTCAGCCACATCGACCCGACCGGCGCGCAGCAGGGTGTCGATGCGCAGGGGAACGTGATCCTCTACACGGCCGGCGATCTCGCCGCGGTGATGGCGTTGAACGTCGACCTGAAGGTGCTGTCGGCGAACGGCTTCTACGATTTCGTCACGCCGTTCTACCAGACCGTGATCGACCTGCAGCAGATGCCGCTCGAGGATCTGAAGGTGCGGCAGAACCTGTCCGCGCGTTTCTATCCGTCGGGGCACATGGTGTATCTCGACGGCGGCTCGCGCACCGCGCTCAAGCGCGATCTCGCGACGATGTACGACGCGACGGTCAGCGATACGGGCGCGCGGCTGCGGATTCGCGCGTTGCAGGCGAAGAAGACGGGCGGGCACGCGTAG
- a CDS encoding phospholipase D-like domain-containing protein: MTVSVRSYLSPTLVLLAFDWPDAATRTDFLGFAIQRTPGFWSADGKTRAPNSWLPNRLTFDGPAADTQGDAPTDQAPIQKFMWWDARIDPQDRGASFRYDVYPVVGTPANLQVLDAQAGVCNVVLPAHIEDGIGTWFNRAVVSSQAFAKQVAALGLAPNAAPSDAQALKLRTWLANDMEQVFAEMLDPASRAASAVYHLTDTLWALPAFEAFGRKHGGASLAIVYDAHTTARKGKPPLPSPNQPAVDALQGLATLAPRDKTHIMHDKFIVTDAPSNPAPARVLTGSANFTTEGLTEQANVLHAFDSPALAALYNDRAHALAGNPSIADTARLSPGWSAPMTIGSAQVRLAFSPEPAGQRTEIDTIVAAIAAAKHSVSFCLFMPTDAALRDACFAAGDRGLMMFGLVNKINIGSATKADAAQQAGQPLDAATLANLELYHRSRDNHDVIDAEYFSPATVPQGFEPELRQFPGEPAPAYPPVVIHHKFIVIDAEGANPVVYTGSANMSRNSEQYNDENLLEIRDQRIAAIYLAEFLRLYEHYRARALAIDAKQHGAGTGTHARLALAPDSSWAKKYYVAGSPEEKARIALASTAPTD; this comes from the coding sequence ATGACCGTCAGCGTGCGCAGCTATCTTTCCCCCACCCTGGTCCTGCTGGCCTTCGACTGGCCCGATGCGGCGACGCGTACCGATTTCCTCGGCTTCGCGATCCAGCGCACGCCGGGATTCTGGTCGGCCGACGGCAAGACGCGTGCACCGAACAGCTGGCTGCCGAACCGCCTGACGTTCGACGGCCCGGCCGCCGACACGCAGGGCGATGCGCCGACCGACCAGGCGCCGATCCAGAAATTCATGTGGTGGGACGCGCGCATCGATCCGCAGGACCGCGGCGCGTCGTTCCGCTACGACGTGTATCCGGTCGTCGGCACGCCGGCGAACCTGCAGGTGCTCGATGCGCAGGCCGGCGTGTGCAACGTCGTGCTGCCCGCGCATATCGAGGACGGTATCGGCACGTGGTTCAACCGCGCGGTGGTGAGCTCGCAGGCCTTTGCGAAGCAGGTCGCGGCGCTGGGCCTTGCGCCGAATGCGGCGCCGAGCGATGCACAGGCGCTGAAGCTGCGCACCTGGCTCGCGAACGACATGGAGCAGGTGTTCGCGGAGATGCTCGACCCCGCGTCGCGCGCGGCGTCGGCCGTCTATCACCTGACCGATACGCTGTGGGCGTTGCCCGCGTTCGAAGCGTTCGGGCGCAAGCACGGCGGCGCGTCGCTCGCGATCGTCTACGACGCGCACACGACGGCGCGCAAGGGCAAGCCCCCGCTGCCGTCGCCGAACCAGCCGGCCGTCGACGCATTGCAGGGGCTCGCGACGCTCGCGCCGCGCGACAAGACGCACATCATGCACGACAAGTTCATCGTGACCGACGCGCCGTCGAACCCGGCGCCCGCGCGCGTGTTGACCGGTTCCGCGAACTTCACGACCGAAGGGCTGACGGAGCAGGCCAATGTGCTGCATGCATTCGACTCGCCCGCGCTTGCCGCGCTGTACAACGACCGTGCGCATGCGCTGGCCGGCAATCCGTCGATCGCGGACACGGCGCGCCTGTCGCCGGGCTGGTCGGCGCCGATGACGATCGGCAGCGCGCAGGTGAGGCTGGCGTTCTCGCCCGAACCGGCGGGGCAGCGCACCGAGATCGACACGATCGTTGCCGCGATCGCGGCCGCGAAGCATTCGGTGTCGTTCTGCCTGTTCATGCCGACCGACGCGGCCTTGCGCGACGCGTGCTTCGCGGCCGGCGACCGCGGGCTGATGATGTTCGGGCTGGTGAACAAGATCAACATCGGCAGCGCGACGAAGGCCGACGCCGCGCAGCAGGCCGGCCAGCCGCTCGATGCGGCGACGCTCGCGAACCTCGAGCTGTATCACCGCAGCCGCGACAACCACGACGTGATCGATGCCGAGTACTTTTCGCCGGCGACGGTGCCGCAGGGCTTCGAGCCGGAATTGCGGCAGTTTCCGGGCGAACCGGCGCCGGCCTATCCGCCCGTCGTGATCCATCACAAGTTCATCGTGATCGATGCGGAAGGCGCGAATCCGGTCGTCTATACGGGTTCGGCGAACATGAGCCGCAATTCCGAGCAGTACAACGACGAGAACCTGCTCGAGATTCGCGACCAGCGGATCGCGGCGATCTATCTCGCGGAATTCTTGCGGCTCTACGAGCACTATCGCGCACGGGCGCTGGCGATCGATGCGAAGCAGCACGGCGCGGGCACCGGTACGCATGCGCGGCTCGCGCTCGCGCCCGATTCGAGCTGGGCGAAGAAGTATTACGTGGCGGGAAGCCCGGAAGAGAAGGCGCGGATCGCGCTGGCGTCGACCGCGCCGACGGATTGA
- a CDS encoding DMT family transporter has protein sequence MLTSIVAAAFVALWSTGFIVARAIKPYADPNLFLLARFAGTAALFGAVALVARAPWPARREWPRHLIAGALLQGVYLGASYWAVAQGLNAGVMALLGALQPLATAVLAVPLFNERLPVRGWFGMALGLAGVALVLAPKVAGGVAPPPGSAPAWFVVAVSVLAVGSITAGSLYQKGKLAQSDLRTAVAVQNFGAALVAAIFVVLLHETRWIGAPVLWVSLVWGVVFLSGGAVTMLMWMLRRGNAARATSLLFLAPPLAALQGYLLFGETLAAIKLFGFALALAGVVLARR, from the coding sequence ATGCTTACCTCGATCGTCGCCGCCGCGTTCGTCGCGCTGTGGTCCACCGGCTTCATCGTTGCACGGGCAATCAAGCCCTACGCCGATCCCAACCTGTTCCTGCTCGCGCGTTTCGCGGGCACGGCCGCGCTGTTCGGCGCGGTTGCGCTCGTCGCGCGCGCGCCGTGGCCGGCCCGCCGCGAGTGGCCGCGCCACCTGATCGCGGGCGCGCTGCTGCAGGGCGTCTATCTCGGCGCGAGCTACTGGGCCGTCGCGCAAGGGCTGAACGCGGGCGTCATGGCGCTGCTCGGCGCGCTGCAGCCGCTCGCCACCGCCGTGCTCGCCGTGCCGCTGTTCAACGAACGGCTGCCCGTGCGCGGCTGGTTCGGGATGGCGCTCGGGCTCGCCGGCGTCGCGCTCGTACTGGCGCCGAAGGTCGCGGGCGGCGTCGCGCCGCCGCCGGGCTCGGCGCCTGCATGGTTCGTGGTCGCCGTGTCGGTGCTCGCGGTCGGGTCGATCACCGCCGGTTCGCTGTACCAGAAGGGCAAGCTCGCGCAGAGCGACCTGCGCACCGCGGTCGCCGTGCAGAACTTCGGCGCGGCGCTCGTCGCGGCGATCTTCGTCGTGCTGCTGCATGAAACACGCTGGATCGGCGCGCCGGTGCTGTGGGTGTCGCTCGTGTGGGGCGTCGTGTTCCTGTCCGGCGGCGCGGTCACGATGCTGATGTGGATGCTGCGGCGCGGCAACGCGGCGCGCGCCACGTCGCTGCTGTTCCTCGCGCCGCCGCTTGCCGCGCTGCAGGGCTACCTGCTGTTCGGCGAGACCCTCGCGGCGATCAAGCTATTCGGTTTCGCGCTCGCGCTGGCGGGCGTCGTGCTCGCGCGGCGCTGA
- a CDS encoding NAD(P)/FAD-dependent oxidoreductase, which produces MQNFYEATVTRQPYPQLTGTIDTQVCVIGGGLAGLCTALGLVERGVHDVVVLDGERVGFGASGRNGGFVFGGYSLDNADLLRTLGRDEGRRLYRLTVDAVDLIRARIARYGIDCDIVDQGVMLANWFDDPSRLDSVRTLMKNEFGVDWEPVSTDALRARLKTHRYHGGLFEPNAFHFHPLKYVLGVAAAAARGGARIYERSAALGIARDGAGHIVRTAQGAVRAKDVVFAGGGYARGVSPRIERAVLPIATYVIATEPLGARLPDAIDAPYAIYDTRFAFDYYRPLKDTRILWGGRISVLDRGPDAIARLLRRDLLRVYPQLEDVKVDYAWGGLMSYARHKMPQIGRDADGVWHAIAFGGHGMAPTTVAGEALAAALAEGRPVPDGFAAFGLTRTFGLAGLAAAQLTYTAYQARDALASCRR; this is translated from the coding sequence ATGCAGAACTTCTACGAAGCCACCGTTACCCGCCAGCCCTACCCGCAACTGACCGGCACGATCGACACGCAGGTCTGCGTCATCGGCGGCGGCCTCGCCGGCCTGTGCACGGCGCTCGGCCTCGTCGAGCGCGGCGTGCACGATGTCGTCGTGCTCGACGGCGAACGGGTCGGCTTCGGCGCATCGGGCCGCAACGGCGGCTTCGTATTCGGCGGCTACAGCCTCGACAACGCGGACCTGCTGCGCACGCTCGGCCGCGACGAAGGGCGCCGGCTGTACCGGCTCACCGTCGATGCGGTCGACCTGATCCGCGCGCGGATCGCGCGCTACGGGATCGACTGCGACATCGTCGACCAGGGCGTGATGCTCGCGAACTGGTTCGACGATCCTTCCAGGCTCGACAGCGTGCGTACGCTGATGAAGAACGAATTTGGCGTCGACTGGGAACCCGTCTCGACCGACGCGCTGCGCGCGCGGCTGAAGACGCATCGCTACCACGGCGGCCTGTTCGAGCCGAACGCATTCCATTTCCATCCGCTCAAGTACGTGCTCGGCGTCGCGGCGGCCGCGGCCCGCGGCGGCGCGCGCATCTACGAACGCTCGGCCGCGCTCGGCATCGCGCGCGACGGCGCCGGGCACATCGTGCGCACGGCGCAGGGCGCGGTGCGCGCGAAGGACGTCGTGTTCGCGGGTGGCGGCTACGCGCGCGGCGTGTCGCCGCGCATCGAGCGCGCGGTGCTGCCGATCGCGACCTACGTGATCGCGACCGAACCGCTCGGCGCGCGCCTGCCGGACGCGATCGACGCGCCGTACGCGATCTACGACACGCGCTTCGCGTTCGACTACTACCGCCCGCTGAAGGACACGCGCATCCTGTGGGGCGGCCGGATCTCGGTGCTCGACCGCGGCCCCGACGCGATCGCGCGCCTGCTGCGGCGCGACCTGCTGCGCGTGTATCCGCAACTCGAAGACGTGAAGGTCGACTACGCGTGGGGCGGCCTGATGAGCTACGCGCGGCACAAGATGCCGCAGATCGGCCGCGACGCGGACGGCGTGTGGCACGCGATCGCGTTCGGCGGCCACGGGATGGCGCCGACCACGGTGGCCGGCGAAGCGCTCGCGGCCGCGCTGGCCGAAGGCCGGCCCGTGCCGGACGGCTTCGCCGCGTTCGGGCTCACGCGCACGTTCGGGCTGGCCGGCCTCGCCGCCGCGCAGCTCACGTACACGGCGTACCAGGCCCGCGACGCGCTCGCGTCCTGCCGCCGCTGA
- the nadE gene encoding ammonia-dependent NAD(+) synthetase, with the protein MTSADYASRQRAIIAELNVASQFDAEAEIARRVDFLAQYLRSTGLRTYVLGISGGVDSSTAGRLAQLSVEQLRAGGYDARFIAMRLPNGVQNDEADAQRALAFVRADETLTVDVKPAAEAMLRSLVASGHAFETPAQQDFVHGNIKARERMIAQYAVAGARRGIVIGTDHAAESLMGFFTKFGDGGADVLPLAGLNKRRVRAVARTLGGEEAIVMKVPTADLEELRPLRPDEHAYGVSYDEIDDFLEGKPVEDRVYETVLRFYDGSRHKRALPYTPFDWPTA; encoded by the coding sequence ATGACATCCGCCGATTACGCCAGCCGCCAACGCGCGATCATTGCCGAACTGAACGTCGCCTCGCAATTCGACGCCGAGGCCGAAATCGCCCGCCGCGTCGATTTCCTCGCGCAGTACCTGCGTTCGACCGGCCTGCGGACCTACGTGCTCGGCATCAGCGGCGGCGTCGATTCGTCGACGGCCGGGCGGCTCGCGCAACTGTCGGTCGAACAACTGCGCGCCGGCGGCTACGATGCGCGCTTCATCGCGATGCGCTTGCCGAACGGCGTGCAGAACGACGAAGCCGATGCGCAGCGCGCGCTCGCGTTCGTGCGCGCGGACGAGACACTGACGGTCGACGTGAAACCGGCCGCCGAAGCGATGCTCCGCTCGCTGGTCGCGTCCGGCCATGCGTTCGAAACGCCCGCGCAACAGGATTTCGTGCACGGCAACATCAAGGCGCGCGAGCGCATGATCGCGCAGTACGCGGTGGCCGGCGCGCGGCGCGGCATCGTGATCGGCACCGATCACGCGGCCGAATCGCTGATGGGTTTCTTCACGAAATTCGGCGACGGCGGCGCGGACGTGCTGCCGCTCGCGGGCCTGAACAAGCGTCGCGTGCGCGCGGTCGCGCGCACGCTCGGCGGCGAGGAAGCGATCGTGATGAAGGTGCCGACGGCCGACCTCGAGGAACTCCGCCCGCTGCGCCCCGACGAGCACGCATACGGGGTCAGCTACGACGAGATCGACGATTTCCTTGAAGGCAAGCCGGTCGAAGACCGCGTGTACGAAACGGTGCTGCGCTTCTACGACGGTTCGCGCCACAAGCGCGCGCTGCCGTATACGCCGTTCGACTGGCCGACCGCATAA